The Lemur catta isolate mLemCat1 chromosome 6, mLemCat1.pri, whole genome shotgun sequence sequence CGGGACATTTTCTTTAGCAAATTATTTCCGACTGGCTTTCCTGGTGCatccattttttttaagtgaaggtgcttataattttcaatatattaGAATTAATAGCCACGAAATACTAGCATATTAAAATTTGTGGTATTTGGGAACAAATATGGTCTTTGTCCTTCTAAGGCTAAGAGACATTTTAGACAGAAGTACAGAGAATTTTAGATGTTGTAAAATTTAAATGCTTGAATTGGTATATATAGCCCTAATGTTGAGCTTAGAAATGCTTGTCAGAAAAGCATGAAATGTCCTGCTGTGGAGttttttgctgctgtttttgCTTTAAGTAGTGGGTTATTTACATAATGTATGCAGAAGTGAAAAAGGTTTTTGTGTCTACaggtatatattaaaatgaattaacagACTTGAACAGTGAACATGAATTTTGCCAGTGTTAATATAAAGGCGAGAGAATTAGAAGCTAGAATTAAAGCTAGACTAGCCCCTTCTCCATTGGTTAATAGAAAAAGAGGTGAACTTcctgcaagatgaaaagagatttcataaatatttggttCCCCTTTCAAATGAGcgaatatatgtgtgtttattacTGACTTAGGTTAAGTGTAGGGCATCCTCCCCCCTTAcatataattttggatttttttttttttttttaagatcaccacacctggctaatttttctattcttttgtagagatggggtctcactcttcccaTACTGGTCTCTCTCCTGCCCTGAAAGAATcttcccatctcggcctcccaaagcgctaggattacaggcatgagccacagtgcctggccctgtaattttgattttttgatgGTTTAGATCAGGGTCAGCAAACTTGTATATAAGTTCAGCTAGTAAATATTAATAGGGTCAGCTAGTAAATATTAGGCTTTACAGGCCACAAATATGTCTGtcccgccttttttttttaatgcagaaatcATTTTTGGCTTGTAGCTTACCTTCTGatttagataattaaaaaatttttttttctttttctttttggagacatatcctcactgtgttgcccaggttagaatgcagtggcatgatcatagctcactgtgactcctgggctcaagtgatcctcccacctcagcctcccaagtagctgggactacaggcacttgctaGCACCAGACCTTGAtactttaatttacttttttgtgtgaaGTTGAGGTCTTATGAAGTCCTGGGTTCAGGTGACACTCCTGTGTTGGCCtccccagagtgttgggattataggtgggagccGTGACTCCAGGTTTAGTCATAGTATTAATTTGCTGATGCTGCTATAGCAGAGTACTATAgatgggtggcttaaacagcagaaatttatttcctcacaattCTGTGAGTCTGGAAGTCCCAAGATAAAGATGTCGACAGGATTAGTTTCTTgtgagacctctctccttggtttgcagatAGCTGTTTTGTGTCTTCCCTTCTGTAACTGTGTCCtcctaatttccttttataaggacactggtaaTGTTGGATTAGGGACCTACTCGAAGACcctatgtctttaaaatatattcatattctgagatgttaggggttaggacttcatgAATATTGGGGGGAACACAAATCAGCACGTAACAGTGATAAAATTCCAGATTACTTAATGTTTGAGGAAggcttgcttatttatttatttatttatttattttgagatggagtctccctctgtcacctgggctagagtgctgtggcatcagcttagctcacagcaacctccaattcctgggctcaagcaagtctcctgccttagcctccagagtagctgggattacgctaccatgcccggctgatttctctgtttttagtagagacagggccaaggctggtctcaaacttccctcttgctgaggctgacctcaagtgatcctcccatctcggcctcccagagtgctaggattacaggggtgagccacaaTGCCCTGCCTCAGATCTCTCTTAATCTAGAGCAGTTCACCTTTGTTATGGCATTAATTTGTTAAACCGTGCTTCAGGATTTGTGCCTGCCTTGTGtcaattaacttttttcttcagATTCCCTGTAGGCTGGAATTAAGctttaaagatttcttaaactgaggccgggcgcggtggctcacgcctgtaatcctagcactctgggaggctgaggcgggtggattgctcaaggtcaggagttcgagactagcctgagcgagaccccgtctctactaaaaatagaaagaaattatctggccaactaaaaatatatatagaaaaaattagccgggcatggtggcacatgcctgtagtctcagctactcgggaggctgaggcagtaggatggcttaagcccaggagtttgaggttgctgtgagctaggctgacgccccgcactcactctagccagggcaacagagcgagactctgtctcaaaataaataaataaataaaaaataaaaaaataaagatttcttaaactGAAGTTgaactttttttcaaataagtatATATCATAGTACTATGGGATACACCATGTTGCATGAAACAGAAATGTATGTCTTGTTTCACTTTTAGTGATGCTAAGATTGGTAAATTCTTCATCAACTGTTTCATCATTGTCAGTGGTGGTATCCATTGATGATCTTTCCTTCTACAAGGAAGCTAGTATTCTGTAAAGTTTCCTTCATGAACTGGTACTATTCAGTTTTCATGAATAAAAGTTcataaagagaagaaaggggaagtgCCTAATTCTTTCACTGACAGTTTGTAAAGAATTGATGTCTAGCATCCTGTGATCTAGAATTATGGAGGggtgcctttatttttaattgatacaaaCTCAGGGTTTTTGTATTCAGTGTACTTAAATCAATTTGCAGTCTTTTTGTTTGCTCAAATTGTCTTTGGCCAAAAGCAGACCCTTTTTGCTGCTCCTTGTTTAGACTTTTATGGCCTTTTAAAGATTCACTTGTACAAAATGTCCCAAGCTCATACTTCCCACTTTATATCTGGGACCAGCCATTCCTCTAAGGGAACTCTGGTTCGGTTTTGTTAGAAATGGTATATTTGTACTGCAGAGCTCATTGCCCCTGGTTGTTAACCattaatactgttttttaaaaaggattattagtcatttgcattttaaaatttgtttattaagtTGGCAAATATTTCAGCTAAAGACAGAACACGTTAACCACATAAGGAGGAGAATACTGTTCACAAGAAAATGAGCTAGAAATAATGTGTGCCCTAGTCATTAAAATTCCTAAATTGTTTATTGAGTACATTAACATGTTAACATGGGAAATTGTGATTTAGACTTTTTCAGAAgcatttaaaatctgaaaattaaaaaacaaatctgcaGATGCCTAAAGAAATAGCTTTTGCTCTCAGCTGATTTACTGATCTTTAGACGTTGGAAACTAAACGTGTGCTTTGTAACCTATTTCAGATCTGATAATCAATATGATTAGTTTAAAAGCTGTGTAAAAATGTTGATGGGCAGTGGACTGCAACTTTATAGGACTTGACTGCTACTCTTTAGGGAATTTCAAACTTGAAGACAAAACAGGCTTTCAGTTGTATGTGGAGcactagaatatatatttttaaacttattttgaatattttgggatagttttagatttacatgAAAATTGCAAAAAGTACAATTCCTATATGCCAAGTAACTTTAATTACCAAAgcagtgcatttttttttttttttttttgagacagagtctcactctgttgccctggctagagtgcggtggtgtcagcctagctcacagcaacctcaaactcctgggctcaagcaatcctactgcctcagcctgccgagtggctgggactacaggcatgcaccaccatgcccggccaattttttctgtctatatttttagttgtccagctaatttctttctaggagtctcgctcaggctggtctcgaactcttcagttcaaactatcctcctgcctcagcctcccaagtgctaggattacaggcatggagccactgcgcccagcctgcatatttgtttttaaaaagtaattgaagggcgggcgcggtggctcacgcctgtaatcctagcactctgggaggccgagacgggtggatcgctccaggtgaggagttcaagaccagcctgagtaagaacgagaccccgtctctaccaaaaatagaaagaaatgatttggacagctaaaaatctatatagaaaaaattagctgggcatggtggcgcatgcctgtagtcccagttactcgggaggctgaggcagtaggatcgcttaagcccaggagtttgaggttgctgtgagctaggctgatgccatggcactcactctagcccgggcaacaaagcgagactctatctcaaaaaaaaaaaaaaaaaagtaattgaaacAGTTGAGTAAGATGTGGTTCTACCTTCTTCATCTTTCTGGCTCATTCTTTAGAGGCAAATGCTGTTAATTTTGCATGTGTGACAATTTGAATTTTGATGCATGTGCAAACGTTTGTAtaaagactacaaagaaaattatttgccACATAGTCATTATTGCCTGTTAATCAACTGTATTTGAAAGTATTTGCCCCAAGTGGTTTGTTAGCCATattctaaaacaattttaatagatGAGTAGAGCTCTTGTAGTTGACAGTATGAAGGAGACAGGAGCAGGTTAACAGTATTAAGGAAAAAGCAGTGTGTTGCTTTTAGTATGTATCAATACAGGTATAGAGTAAAAGATGAAGTTGTACGGAAACTTCATTCTTTAATGTCATTCTTtagaatcttttaaaagtttgttagAAGATTTGTTTGTACCCCCCATTGCAGCTGAAAACGTTTTTTGCAGACACTTCTCATACATTTTAGTTCCACAGTTTCTAACCTTGTAAGTAGAGATAATAAATACTGTATTTCAGTTGAAAGTGGATCCGTTCTCTTGATTTATTAATTGTATAAAGTTTAATTTCAGAACTGGGGCTCTAAAGGAATAACACATTTTTCCACAGGACTAACTAAATGGTTAACTATTAAgtgttgtttggtttttaaatccCTATTACGAAATTGATATCACTTTGAAACTAAATCTTGCCTAGTGTCCTATGTTTTGAGTTCGTAGGTAGCTGTCAGGGTAAACATGTAGTTTCTGTTTAAAATTGTAAGAAACTGCCCCCAAACAATCAATGCTGTAATGGAGTAGGAAAATGCATTACTTACATGCTAAATTTTGGAGATTATGTAAATTGTCAATTAATGAATTCCAGCTTGACTTTGTCTAATTTTACATCTTTATAGGCAGCCTGCTTCTGCAAAGTGGTACGACCGAAGGGACTATGTCTTCATCGAATTTTGTGTTGAAGACAGTAAAGATGTTAACgtaaattttgaaaaatccaAACTTACATTCAGGTAAGTTACCATTTTACATCATTGCGTAGGAAGCTTATTTCAGACAACTGAATAACTTAGGCttgcttgttttgctttttgttttttcattgaaaTTATTACTGATCTTTATCTCTGAAGAGActtaattcattcttttctttttttcattcagttgtCTTGGAGGAAGtgataattttaaacatttaaatgaaattgatcTTTTTCACTGTATTGATCCAAATGTAAGTAGTCTTGATGTTTTAATCCTGATTTAAATTGTGAGGAAATGAATATACTTAAAGTACTCTGTAGTAGTAAGCACTAATTCTGTTTAACAGTTCAGAGGCTAACTAGGTATACttatattttgcaatatttttttctccttcaacatACTTCCCTGCATACTCTTTTTGTTCTTGCTATCACTGTTTGGACTCATGGTAGTACTCCTGAGGCTTGTCTTTTCTAAGGATGGAATCTTATAAACCATTCCTTGGTTgtaccatttttaaattaaaatgcaaatgttttctcttcaCCTTGTGCCTGGAAGAAAAAATGATACCGGTTAAACTGGAAACTTTTGGTGGTgtgtggtttttggttttggttttgttttttttttttttttggcagttgGATAGTTTGAAGTTTTTAGTAGTCAAGGGCATATGTTTGTTTTGGAGTCTAGATAAAATGTAAGGAGAGAAATGAGCTACTTTCTGTCATGTAGTGATACTGGAAATTATCACTGTAAAATGACATGATGTGTGTGATGATGTTGCTTTTGTTTATAGGATTCCAAGCATAAAAGAACGGACAGATCAATTTTATGTTGTTTACGAAAAGGAGAATCTGGCCAGTCTTGGCCAAGGTTAACAAAAGAAAGGGCAAAGGTaggtttcattttccttttttaaaagtagtattttaaataataaaaaatatacttgtTTGGTGTAAGGAATACACACACtacatgtttttgtttcataGGTAAGTATAAAGGCTTAttatgttctctatttttttggtctactttgatatttattagttttaaattatttaagtattttgAGAATAGTTCCTACCAGTAGATTTTCATTGTTCAAAAGGAAGgtttaacaattttgaaagatgTTGCATAAGACTTTATTTACCATTACTGCATTTGATTTCACACTGATTTTTCCATTAGCTTattctcttttttgtgtgtgtgctaaGTATGAACTCACAGTTCAAAAAAATGTAGTCTTGCTGGGTGTAGTGGTtctggcctgtagtcccagctacttaaggctgaggcaggaggagcattgcttgagctctgggctgtagtgtgctatgccATTTGGGTGTGTATACTAAGTTCAGTACTCCCGTCCCAAGAGTAGAGGACCatcaggttgcctaaggagggatGAACTGGCCCAGGTTAGAaatggagcaggtcaaaactctcTTGTTGATCATTAGTTGGATTgacctgtgaatagtcactgcactccagcctaagcaaTATAGTGTAGTGAGacctgtacttttaaaaaaaaaaaaaaaatgtcttaagtTGCATACCAAGTGCAAATTTACCTAATCATAGAGTGCTATTTGTATTGATCTATAGCTTAATTGGCTTAGTGTGGACTTCAATAATTGGAAAGACTGGGAAGATGATTCAGATGAAGACATGTCTAATTTTGATCGTTTTTCTGAGGTAAGTTCCTTTAAATGCATCCCTCTCCCCCAAGTACACAGTACATTTCTGTATAGTCAGTTTAATTTGGTTTTAAGACTATTCTGTGGTATCAACAAATAAGGTCTTAACAATGGTAATTTAATCCTGAAGTTGAAccttttttacagttttttaaaaaattagtgttaGGTTCTAAAGTTGGCGTATAAAGGCAAAGAATAAACTTTGCAGCTGATCAGTCCAACACAGCTAGTTTTATTTCAACATTGAAACATTTTACAATAGTTGGCTTCCTTTAGAGACCCATGTAACACAAAtagaaacttttaaatgaaataattatggtGAGAAGTTCACACTGAGAGGTGTGTGGGAAGAGGGGTTTAAGCTTAAGCAAGCCTATTTTCTAAGGTGTCACCCAATGTATTTTGCCAtggccaaggaaaaaaaatggttgatCTCCCGGTAGACAGACAGACCTTATCTAATTTACTGGAATAAGGCTGAGTAGAAAAGAGAACAACGTGAGGTTGTAAGCTGACTGTATACCCGTGAAATCCATTTCTcatttcaatttgaaaattttaattaactagactctatttgtatttcttgtttGAGAACTAAGAGTTAAAGGAGCTTAGTTTCCAGTGTCATGTATGCAACTACTTAGTATGTCTCCTCACATGGCTCTGGCTGGCACCTTGACTCCagcagaaagggagggaggataTTATACTCGTGTGATTCTCCTCAGCTGTGCTATTCTTTACCTGTAGTGACTGGTGCCACCATTTATCTAGCTGTATAAGTCACAACTTCATAACACTACTTTTTACTGTGCTATCTTTGTTCTGTGctatctttgttttttgttttacctCCTAAATAGCTCTTGAATACGTTCAATTCTCTATCTCTATTACTgttgtatcctcagcacctagcatTGTGCTTGGCACATTTTGAGCATTTTTCCTGCTCAAAGAATCTTAACAGAAGTATTCAACAGTGCCTTCAGAGGTAGGGACACTCTCTACCAGTTATTCATGTTATTCAAGATAGATTGTCAAAAATTTTTATACTGAGAGATTTTGACTACGTATccttttgtgtgtgcatgtgtgtgtatagttttttttttttttaaattgaggtaagAGCATTTAACACGAGTTCTATCctcttaacacatttttaagtgcacgatacagtattgttaactataggaaCAATGCTGTACAGCAGAACTCTGGAACTATTCATCTTGTTATAACTGGAACTTTATACTTGTGGGAACAGCGGCAACTCCCtgttcccccagctcctggcaactaccatgtgactattttattttattataaagtggaatcatgcagtgtttgtcctgtgactggcttatttcacttaacatcctccaggttcatccatattgttgcataaGGCAGTGTTTCCTcctttcttaaggctgaataaggCTCCATTCTTTTAAGGCTGAACATTTGTGTGTATGACTAGTTACCCCTTTAAGGCCCCTTCCAATTCTGAAATCTGGGTaatcttatgtttttaaagtctttgttttttttaatgtgttatgcATGGTTGtgtaaataattctatttttctaaaatctaaacattacaaaattttaatttggagATAAGTCCCTCCCCATCTAATGATAGTTGTTTAGTCTTTTGTTACTTCTATCTCTAAAAACAATATACTACTTCATAATTATAAACAACTATGCTGTTTCACTGTAGTCTTAGGGGAAAAATTAAGATTCTAAACAACTAAAGATGGGGGGTTAGTACTTCATGTAAGTATGTTCTGTTCTGGTCCCAATTTATTGTAAGTATTCATGGGTATTTTCCACAGTGTGTACCTCTTTCAAGAATTACGCTTATTTGTGGTTTTTAACTTCAGAATTACTACTGTTCAGCCTTCAGTTCAATATTCAGGCCTTTTATACAAGCGAATCATCCTGGAGGTCTTTGTTTTAAATCACTTAGTGGTCCTTCACGttatttaaaaccataatgagaacCATAAAACACATGCCACCTAGTTTAAGACACAAAGCTTTGCAATCGCAGACGAATCCCATTCTTTTCCTTAGCCaccagaggtaaccactgttcagaatttttattttaatttctctgtgatACGTAGCTATCTTGCTGGATGAATTTTAATAACCTCACTTTTCTTTAGGGAAAACTTAGTCTTAAGTTCCTTCAGATTTTAAGGATTTTGTTTAATTACCTATAATCTACCTTTTCCAGAAGTGAAGGTGCTTaagtttattttgcatttttcatttgtgGAAATCTATGACAGACTTAAGATTTATTCTGGAGCGTGCAACCTAATAATTAGGGCCTAatttaacatcatttttaaaactaatttttacaCTTCAAATAGATGATGAACAACATGGGTGGTGATGAGGATGTAGATTTACCAGAAGTAGATGGAGCAGATGATGTAAGtctataaattcttttttctgtttactttaaTAGTAAGAAACAATGTATTTACAGGTTGTTTTATACAGATTCAAGATTGCTTTTTTTTTGCcacttgtttttttctaaaaaatattatagggaaaagcaatttttaaaatgtgcccaTTTTTAAGGGATGGGTACCTACTGGGGAACTGGTGTTCCGTGGACCATTCCTAAAGGGACCAGATTTCAAAAGAATCATTGCATAGAGATATATACCTATTCAATTAAGAGTTTAGAACTTATTTTGACTAAATAAGTTAAATAGGTTTTATAGCAGGATGGGTTAGAACAATAAACAGGTGAACACTGCAAATCTATAAAAGGAGGAGTTAGACTAAACCACTTTATTCAACATCCCCCCTTCTGGCATCCTGTTAACATCTTCCAGAAAGTTATTTAATGCAGTTTGGAGAATACTTAGACTAATTTaacagctaggactacagttCATTGTCTTCTATTAGTCCACTGGTCTTTGTATcgagccattttttttttcttttttgttgaatGCCAAGAGAGAAGATGACAATTTAGGGAGTTGTTCAAAGGGTGGGCTAATTCCTCACCAAAAGGCACACACCAGTTTTTACAGGAAGATAGATCCTGAGCTATACATTCATTCACCTTATGTAAACCTGATCTTAAGTCTGATTATAAATTCCTAGGCTTGATAAAACCATATACCTTTGCTGCTTTAGTCAAAAATACAGTGCTTCAGCTTTTTAAGGTAAACTGTTCAGTTACCAGAGAAATGTTTGATCAGCttgataacttttttttatttccccttctgCAGGATTCACAAGACAGTGATGATGAAAGTAAGTGTATGTAAAAATAGAGATGTTAACTTAACAATTGGAAGAAAAAGTCTTTATGGcttcaaatagccaaagcagaAATGTGAATGATTTGACATAGTAAGACAACCAATTAATTCACTAGGAActacttaattatatttttgactGCTTTTTCCATATAAGACTTTTAAATTGGTTAATTATTCCCTTGTTCTTCATACTGATGTTTTTTAAATCCTTTCAGAAATGCCAGATCTGGAGTAAGGAATATTGTCATCACCTGGATTTTGAGAAAGACAAATAACTTCTCTGCAAGATTTCATAATTGAGAGAATTCTGAGTCGGTAGCTCTAAAGGCAGATGCTGTATTTGCCTCCTTTAACCCATTTTTCaacctgtttgttttttaaaggcttCACTAAGGGTTGATATGTACCAGTGTATGGGGCAATTTTAATCAGCTAAGGCAATAACCTTATGCATGAACATTTCCCAGACTTCCATGAAGCTGTTGAGGTCCTAGGCAATTGATACAGCAgttatgataaataaaaatgtttcaccTAAGTCTCCTTTTTTTCATAACATAGATACTGACATGATAGGAAGTTCTCAGCTTAGGGAAAGATAACAAAATTTTAGACTTTTAGAACATGAACTTAAAAGTGGCTGAAACAAATTGGCTGACACCTTAAACTGGTAGCCTGTTGTTCCTCTGGTATGCCCTGGAGGGATTGTTCcactaaagtttatttttcaaaaagtttactTTACATTATTGTATGTAAGTAATCATTTGTCAGTGTTCCAGATGTATCTTAGCTAAAACTAGTGAATGCCCTAACTTAGATGGTTTTGAAGCCTATACATTTGGTATTGTTTGGCCCTTAAGCTTTTACATCTTTTAGCATGGAGGACGAAGAAAGCTGTACGTTGTTGCTTGAGAATCTGTACATTTAGACCAGATTTGTATTTGCACTGTCAGTATGGCAAATGAGTGAAAAAATGTTAATACACTattgggttttttatttcttcttcttcttcttcttctttttttttttttttttttgattcagcTTATACCAGGGCTGAAAAACCTCAATTTATGTTCATGACagtggggattttttttaatgtctacatTCTTTCTAATAAACTGTTGGAAGACTTGTTGGCTGTCCTTTAAGTGTCCGGCTTACTGTAATTTCATGTATTTACCATTTACTGGAATGGAGTTTTTATTTGAGGAAGAATTGGGGATTATTCCTCTGAAAAAGAGGCTTGCTGTAATGTCACAGGAAACCTTTTTAAAGTGGATCTGTAATAGAAAATTGTAGATGCACTTTGCAGCAGCTGGAAAAGAAAAGTGTTGTGATTTGATTGAAATAAACTAAATGTGTTGTCCTCCTAAATCTTTGAGCTTCTGCATTTTGGCAGTTTTCATTCCCTCATAGCTTGTGTTTGTCAGTATAGAAATGTTCCGTATTTCAGCATTGCTTTATGTCAGATATTCAAGACTATTGAAGTGCTGGGGGATACAAAGATTAATCCTTCAGGTGCTGTTGCTGTGCTCAGGGAGCTCACAGGCTAAGCTGTGGGTAGGGTGTGtgggaaaacaaacaacaaaaaccttgATAGATGGGAAGTGTAAGAAATATCCATGGGGTATTACGGGGATTTAGAAGGAAAACAGTTATTTTTCATTACCTCATTCAGTGTATGGCTCTGTTCAGAATGatagtcaaaataatttttttttactactagAGAACCTCCCTACTTTTCAGGGACCCTGGGCATTGACATAACAACGTTTGGCATTCTGCTGTTAACAATGTAATATAGTTTGGGTTCCACGCCTGTTGAAGGAATGGTTTCCTCAAAGTCCTAGATATAACTTAGTCTCCTTTTTCTGGAGCATGCTAAAGGCATCAGCATGACTGATATATAGCTTTTAgcttcagggagaaaaaaaatgtttaaaaaaaaaaaaacctattgtGATCAAACAACTAGAAGATGATTTCATCAACCCTTACTGTTCACTCAGATACCTTTTAAGTTCTTTCAGAAATGCCAGTTCtgctggccaggcgtggtggctcacgcctcgcttataatcctagcactctgggaggctgaggcaggaggatcgtttgagctcaggagttcaagaccagcctgagcaagagcgagaccccgtctctacttaaaaaaaaaatagaatttgctGGAcatctagaaatatatatagaaaaaattagctgggcatggtggcgcatgcct is a genomic window containing:
- the PTGES3 gene encoding prostaglandin E synthase 3 isoform X1 codes for the protein MKGGPAPGSIAKELVSPALSVDISRKPRRSPKTKTAHARRQGPGILLRHQPPPGLTTPRWLARTHVHSPFSRPFCYTFLFSPTGGAAPRGAFWAPRSSPPLSPSPEGSQKRPRPGIKRRSRHRRGADSLAAAARSPLARPPAPFTMQPASAKWYDRRDYVFIEFCVEDSKDVNVNFEKSKLTFSCLGGSDNFKHLNEIDLFHCIDPNDSKHKRTDRSILCCLRKGESGQSWPRLTKERAKLNWLSVDFNNWKDWEDDSDEDMSNFDRFSEMMNNMGGDEDVDLPEVDGADDDSQDSDDEKMPDLE